GGCCCGAACGGCCGCCTACCGATCGCGTCCACAAACAGCGAAGGACACGTCACCACCTATGGCTACGACGTGAACACTGCCAACATCGACAAGGCACAGACACCAGGGCCCAACGGCGGCGCAGGCGGCGCCCGAACCTGGAACTTTGAGCGCGATGACGAACTAACCACCTGCGGAGCTCAGCGCGGTCAGCTGTGCAAAACCACGGACGGCAACGGCAACGTCACCAGCTACGCCTACGACGCAAACCGCAACCCCGTCACGATCACCCGCCCAGCACCCCTTGGTGTCATCACCAACACCTTCGACGCCGCAGACCGGCTGATCACGTCCAAAGATGGCAAGAACCAGACCCAGACCCACACCTACGACAACAATGACCGGATCACCCAGACCCGCCAGGGCGCCACCTGCATCCCCGCGACCTGCGTCACCTACACCTACGACGCGAACGGCAACCTCACCCAGCGCGTCGACGCAGGGGGCACCACCACCATCACTTACGACGCCCAGAATAGGCCAACGACTAAGACCATCGGCGGCACCACCACGACGCTCACCTACGACGGGGCCTCCAACATCCTGACCAGTGTGGACCCGCTCGGGACCGTGACCTATAAATACGACGCCGGGAACCGGCTGATCTCCCTCGCCGAGCCCGGCGGATCCTGCCCCGCAACCCCGGTATTTCCGAACAGCACCAAATGCACGGGCTTCGAATACGACGCCAACAACAACCGCACCGCCACGAAATACCCCAACGGGATGAAGAACACCACGGTCATCGACGCGGCCGGGCGGACCACCTCCATCACCGCGACCAACACCACCGCGGGCGTCCTGGCCAGACGCGCCTACACCTACACCGTCAACGGCACCAAAGACGGTGCCCTGCGCAAAACCGTCACCGACCATGCAGGCACCGTCACCACCTACAACTACGACGAGGTCAACCGGCTCACCCAGGCCGTGACCGGGACCAACACCGAAACCTGGGCCTACGACAAGAACAGCAACCGGACCGTCGATACCAAGACCGGGACCGCGAACGTGTACAACGCCTACAACGGAGCCGACCAGCTCTGCTGGGTAGGGGCCAGCGCCGGGACCTGCGCCTCACCCCCGGCAGGGGCCGTCACCTACGCCTACGACGCCAACGGCAACACCACCACCGCCGGGGCAACCACCCAGACCTACAACGTCTTTGACCAGTTCACCTCCAACACCAACGGCGGCACCACCAACTACGCCTACGCAGGCACCCGCAACGACGAACGCACCACCGCCGACGGAACCGCGTTCCTCAACGGTGCACTGGGCATCACCCGCCAAACCACCGGCGGGGCAGCCACGTCCTTCATCCGTGACCCGGACGGTAACCTCGTCAGCATGCGCACCAGCACCGGAGCCAGCTACTACTACACCACCGACGCCCTCGGCTCGGTCATCCTCCTCACTGACAGCGCCCAGACGAAAGCCGCCGAATACGCCTACGACTCCTGGGGACTGACCACCACCAACAGCGGCGCCCAGGCAGCTGTGAACCCGTGGACCTACGCCGGCGGGTACAACGACACCACCAGCAACCGCATCAAATTCGGCGCCCGCTACTACAACCCCTGGCGCGGACGCTTCACCCAACCCGACCCATCAGGCCAAGACCAAAACCGTTACGCCTACGTAAGCTGCAACCCAATCAACGCCACAGACCCAACGGGCCTCGGCCCTGCCGAATGCTTTTTCAACGCTTCGGCCGCTGTATTTTCCGCTTTCGTTGTTGCGGGGGCAGGCGCCGCCGCTGTCGCAACTGGCGGTTTGGCAGTCGTTGGCTTGATCGGGGCGATTGGACTTGAGGCT
Above is a window of Arthrobacter sp. FB24 DNA encoding:
- a CDS encoding RHS repeat-associated core domain-containing protein, with protein sequence MAVAALAPATGANGVASGNRAAASMVTRQLSDAAALSWNPTNGNIVLTGDLLHLKGVTRDMDVKWRYNSLNDVRPTLSVGTREAGVRVDASNNITYTAADGGEYTFVPDGAGGWTRPAGLNASIRSLSATNLNINFDDTGYGNGYVKSGDVYVLRSEDDHYGDLPNRASYYDTDGRLSASSDNRNQIINYVYQDANNEEQPSQIIDTTINRAINIEYNGGSGRMSKITNASGAALSFTYNSAGKIATVKDGRGTTTTLEYDTNGRAKKITYGTGTTAQSIFTPAYPTATSSTLTDPNNKTATYAFTGARQVTQVTDPNGNTTQATWDAHDNRLTSVDGLAKTTTATYNLNNSLTKITKPAAGTGTGSETIYTYAGPNGRLPIASTNSEGHVTTYGYDVNTANIDKAQTPGPNGGAGGARTWNFERDDELTTCGAQRGQLCKTTDGNGNVTSYAYDANRNPVTITRPAPLGVITNTFDAADRLITSKDGKNQTQTHTYDNNDRITQTRQGATCIPATCVTYTYDANGNLTQRVDAGGTTTITYDAQNRPTTKTIGGTTTTLTYDGASNILTSVDPLGTVTYKYDAGNRLISLAEPGGSCPATPVFPNSTKCTGFEYDANNNRTATKYPNGMKNTTVIDAAGRTTSITATNTTAGVLARRAYTYTVNGTKDGALRKTVTDHAGTVTTYNYDEVNRLTQAVTGTNTETWAYDKNSNRTVDTKTGTANVYNAYNGADQLCWVGASAGTCASPPAGAVTYAYDANGNTTTAGATTQTYNVFDQFTSNTNGGTTNYAYAGTRNDERTTADGTAFLNGALGITRQTTGGAATSFIRDPDGNLVSMRTSTGASYYYTTDALGSVILLTDSAQTKAAEYAYDSWGLTTTNSGAQAAVNPWTYAGGYNDTTSNRIKFGARYYNPWRGRFTQPDPSGQDQNRYAYVSCNPINATDPTGLGPAECFFNASAAVFSAFVVAGAGAAAVATGGLAVVGLIGAIGLEATTATAAGYYCGELIK